From Pedobacter sp. MC2016-14:
ACAGTACTACAATACAACCAGGTAGTTTTAAAGTATTTCTTTTATTGCCCTCAATAGCTACACTGGGTGCCTATGTTCCCTATCTAAATAAGTATTGTGAGCAGTTGCTTGATGGGGGTGATATTGAGGTATTTGACATCATAAAAATTGGTAGGCGTAAACGCAGATTAATCAGCAACATAGTTGATTGTAAAGAAGCGGTTGGCCACGAGCGCGACGCTAAGATATGGGCAATGTCGATTAGCCTGATTAAACTGTATACTGACAACATTAGAAACGTGCAGCAGTTTTTTAGAAAAAACGACATCGAGCTGATCAATAAGGTGAAAGATTACATTGATAGTCATTCTTATCAAAACATCTTGCTTACTGTAGAGGGGCTTTCTATGCTCTTTGATATGAATAAAAGGGCTATTACGCCCTTATTTAAAAATGAATTTAATGTAAGCCCCTATGGTTATATCATCTCCATAAGAATGGAACTGGCCCGGGAGCATTTGAAGAATGGGTTGAAAATTAAGGAGGTAGCTAATAAACTGGGTTATGCTGCACCGGAAACTTTTTCGAGGGCATTTAAGTTGCATTATGGTTACCTTCCCAGCGAAATTGTGATTTAGCAGTATTGACATAACTGTCGGTAAAAATAAATTTCAAAAATGTCTGGTACTCATTTATAGAATATATTGATTTTAGGATTGCAATTAAGGCTATCTGGCAGTGCCTTAGTTGTGTGACTTATTATTAATAATTGATGAATGAATGATTTAGCTGATGCAAATTTATGGGTCCACGTTTTGGTCAATTTGACTTTGCCAGCTGTTGAGTTATTGCTGCAATTATTCCTGGTAAGAAGAGTGGTAGTAGTTGATTTTGTTCATGACCGGAAACATGCTCTTTTTACGGTTAGGCCATCGGGATATAAAAAAGGACTACGCTCGTGACGCAGCCCTTCAACTTTATGATCCCGAAGGGCCAACATTAGTTCGACTCAAAGGTAGGTATACTGCCTGCCATTTTCTAAAATTCGTTATTTAATAAACCTAGACTAATAATATGAAACCGCATATTAATTTAATGTTCTCAGATAGTGTATCGTCACAACTCCATGAAGGAGAAAAGATCTCTTATTGTCGCCATCCTACCAAATTTAGTAATGTAAATCTTACTGACATAGAAGACGCTGTAATTGTAACCCAGACGCATAGCGATGAATTGACTAATATCCAGCTTTTTGAAATAACGGCTTATCAGGATATAGAAGCCAGTATTGAAATGAGAAACGCTGGCGCATGTATGTTGATTATGCTGGAAGGCAATTTGAAACTGACTACAGCTACAAACGATTTTACCTTTAAGGTTAAAGGTACTTGCTGCTGCCTTAGTCAGAGTAAGCAAGGTAATTATGCTTTAACAGTTGCGGCAGGCCTAAATGCTTTTATTGTGGTATCTTTAAATGCCTCATGGCTGATAGCGCAATCTGAAATTTGGCCGCAGCTAAGTGGCATTGTAAATAATTTATTGAGACCACGCATGCCTGTACTTATTCTGCCCCAATGCCCGGTAAATAAAGGGATTAAACAATGTGTGAAGCGCTTGCAAAGACACTACGTTAAGGGTGCCAGAAAAAAAACTATTAT
This genomic window contains:
- a CDS encoding helix-turn-helix domain-containing protein, translating into MKPHINLMFSDSVSSQLHEGEKISYCRHPTKFSNVNLTDIEDAVIVTQTHSDELTNIQLFEITAYQDIEASIEMRNAGACMLIMLEGNLKLTTATNDFTFKVKGTCCCLSQSKQGNYALTVAAGLNAFIVVSLNASWLIAQSEIWPQLSGIVNNLLRPRMPVLILPQCPVNKGIKQCVKRLQRHYVKGARKKTIIVTTFLWEILTAYNRLLEEHRYIKCSHNQDKAEALKKIIHEEYPQPSITDEFAMADRLNVSRKNLKLLAQFALHVPLDEYVATYRLNRAMRLIIESDDALESIAKKVGYAKLRSFSFDFELRYGVLPGAILRYPASLFIEEPVV
- a CDS encoding AraC family transcriptional regulator, whose product is MSNRHQTDQKNVPYTLVFETDFLKDATYTDVLPNKQMRKLAYAKVRHTCVPGVMQLTRQFHTANGLFYLEMIHLECSTAFTLSLNLHQPALIFPVVLKGDISISDFDHIILKEGQALAEILPAKSYSTTIQPGSFKVFLLLPSIATLGAYVPYLNKYCEQLLDGGDIEVFDIIKIGRRKRRLISNIVDCKEAVGHERDAKIWAMSISLIKLYTDNIRNVQQFFRKNDIELINKVKDYIDSHSYQNILLTVEGLSMLFDMNKRAITPLFKNEFNVSPYGYIISIRMELAREHLKNGLKIKEVANKLGYAAPETFSRAFKLHYGYLPSEIVI